The Campylobacter ureolyticus ACS-301-V-Sch3b genomic sequence TGCCATTTTTATTAGCTCTATTTATATAATTTCTTACATCGCTATCTGCACCATTGGTAACAGTGCAAGAATTTACTACTATTACATCAGCTTTTGTTTCATCGTCGCAAATTTCATGATTTTTAAGTGAGTTTTTCATCACTTCACTATCATAGATATTTGTTCTGCAACCAAAAGTTTTAAAGTAAATTTTCAAATTTATTATCCTTTATCACTAAGTTCTTTATTTTTAAGTTCTTCATTTAAGGCTTTTTTTATCATCTCTTTTTTACTTTCTAAAAGATCTTCTTTTCTAAAAAGTAATGTTTGAGTTGGATATGCTATTTTAATATCATCTTCTTTTTCAAAGGCTTCTAAAATTTCACCAGAAATTGTGCTTCTAAGTCCTAAAGTAGCGTAAGAATCAGTCATATACCAAATACTTATTAAAATACCATACGGTTCAAAAAAATGAAATATTCTTGGTTCAACACTTGGACTTTTTATACTATATTGAGTTCTTAATTTATTCATCTGTTTTTTTGCTATATCTGTATAGCCTTTTGAGTATTGTCTAGCTATATTTTTAACTATGTAGGTTGCTTTTTTATAGTTGCTATCAAAAGTAAGAAGTATATCAATGCCATCCCAAACTGTTTTCATGCCGCTGTGAGTGTAGTTTGATATTAGTTCAGTAAAAATATAATTATTTGGTACAAAGATAATTCTTCCAGCTCTTCTATTTTCTCTTGTAGTCATTGTAACATCTTCATAAATTGTCATTCTAAGAAGCGAAATATCTATGATATCTCCAACATAAATTTCACCATTTGCCTTTCTTGCTTTTATTCTATCGCCAACTCTAAATGTTCCACCTATCATTATAACGCCCCAGCCAAGCATACTCATAAACATATCTTTCATGGCAATCGCAAGACCAGCTGATGCAAAACCTAAAACTGTTACTAAGTAAGAAACATTATCAATATATGCAAAAATTAAAATTAAAATAATTAAGGTAAAATTTAAGAAATTTATAAATTTATTTGCCGTATATGATCGTTCGTTGTCTTTGATTGATTTTTTAACTATAAATTTCAATATAAAAGATAAAAGAAGTATAAAAATAATCCAACCTGCGATACTAAAAGCTCTTTTAAGTTGGATTTTAATATCAGATCTTACTAAATTTATTCTATCATCTATCCTTTTTCCATAAACATCATACGTTGTTTTTCCAAGATTTTTTGCTGATTTAAACTCAGTTATTGTAAAATTTAACTCACTTAAACTTTTAGTTATATTTTCATCATTTGGAATATATGAATTTATTGTCATTAAAATATCATTTTTTTCTTTTAGTTTTTCTACTAAAATCATGATTTGATCAAGTTTAGATCTATACTCATATTTTTCTGAGTTTAACTGTTTTATATATGAAAGTCCTGATAAAATAGTAAAAGGAGTTGTTATTTTTTTATACTCAGGTATGTCTTTTGTTTCAAGAAGCCTAGAAAAAGGCATGCTTTCAAATTCGCTTAATAATAAAATTTGTTCATCATAAATTTTAATATCATCAAGCATAGTTTCTCGTTTATCTTTATTTTTTATATTTTTAATCTGTCTTTCAAGCTCATCTCTCTCTTTTATGAGTTTTTGATAGCTTAGATGATTTTGATACTGAGTAAGCCAAATATTATCTTTTATAGTTTCATCTATGTTTTTTACATCTTTTTGCAAATTTTCAATGATATTTTTAGTAATATTTGCCTCTTTTGTTTGAGCCAGGTTCAAATTTGACAAATTTATATCCAAGCTATTTTCAGTTTTATTTACATCAGCAAAAATAGCTACAAAACTTATGAATAATAAAAATAAAACTCTCATTTAAACTCTTTTAAAACTTCTAAAACAATATCTTTTTTGATATCATCTTTTATGATAAAATTTCCAATACTTTTTGGAAGTATAAATTTTATCTTTCCAAGATTAGTCTTTTTATCTAAGAAAAATAAATTATAAAAAAGATTTTCATCTTCTATTTTATAGCTAATAGGAAGGTTAAATTTCATCAAAGTTTTTTTAATCAAATTTAACTCATCTATGCTAATTAAACCAAGTTTAAAGGCTAAGTGATTTGCCATATTCATACCAATTGCCACAGCTTCACCATGAAGATATTTTTTATAATTTGTTTCATTTTCTATAGCGTGAGCAAATGTGTGACCATAATTTAAAACTGCTCTTATGCCACTTTCTTTTTCATCAAGGCTTACAACTTTTGCTTTTATTTCGTTACATTTTTTAATTATATAGCTTAAGTCTAGCTCATCTTTTGTAAAATAATCAAATAAATTTTTATCAAATGTAATAGCCATTTTTA encodes the following:
- a CDS encoding mechanosensitive ion channel family protein; protein product: MRVLFLLFISFVAIFADVNKTENSLDINLSNLNLAQTKEANITKNIIENLQKDVKNIDETIKDNIWLTQYQNHLSYQKLIKERDELERQIKNIKNKDKRETMLDDIKIYDEQILLLSEFESMPFSRLLETKDIPEYKKITTPFTILSGLSYIKQLNSEKYEYRSKLDQIMILVEKLKEKNDILMTINSYIPNDENITKSLSELNFTITEFKSAKNLGKTTYDVYGKRIDDRINLVRSDIKIQLKRAFSIAGWIIFILLLSFILKFIVKKSIKDNERSYTANKFINFLNFTLIILILIFAYIDNVSYLVTVLGFASAGLAIAMKDMFMSMLGWGVIMIGGTFRVGDRIKARKANGEIYVGDIIDISLLRMTIYEDVTMTTRENRRAGRIIFVPNNYIFTELISNYTHSGMKTVWDGIDILLTFDSNYKKATYIVKNIARQYSKGYTDIAKKQMNKLRTQYSIKSPSVEPRIFHFFEPYGILISIWYMTDSYATLGLRSTISGEILEAFEKEDDIKIAYPTQTLLFRKEDLLESKKEMIKKALNEELKNKELSDKG